One genomic region from Cucumis melo cultivar AY chromosome 9, USDA_Cmelo_AY_1.0, whole genome shotgun sequence encodes:
- the LOC103498524 gene encoding BAG family molecular chaperone regulator 8, chloroplastic, translating into MASHHHPHQPHFHQNHLPFACCCGGGGGGDFTTTCFQTHRPSPHLPASSSDPLIQALASQILQSAQFHQYPTLRSQKFQSHYQFLGPQSQKKQEIPQVLHHSTVSSLLSRIEALESSLPRVFASHLPSQSLRHVAASTIQTHFRAFLVRRSRAFSELKDLAIIKSRYESLQSSFSNGLYFDRNAISLEIMDFLLHLDSIQSSDPMVKDSKKNLIRDLVQFLERIDNFAVKKRNGLPNLRSGQNVSKFRVPSNPKHKCCENQKETIEKLKNRVEKICERSRILENNVKEEEEELEESPRITIKENNQTRNRNLVKNHQILQPRVKKSVRFAENGDLSRVLGSKNPHEDYGVMDERDSSDELVEDTCNEAMEIKESSEEAEDDEEGHGDGDGESPEVSDGERNRRRKMMTGNNGVSAFTAPLPLKMENKADLMNNRKSLKILG; encoded by the exons ATGGCCTCTCATCACCATCCCCATCAACCCCATTTCCACCAAAACCATCTTCCCTTCGCCTGTTGCTGCGGCGGTGGCGGCGGCGGGGATTTCACTACTACCTGTTTCCAAACTCACCGCCCCTCTCCTCACCTCCCGGCGTCTTCGTCCGACCCTCTTATTCAAGCTCTTGCTTCTCAAATCCTTCAATCCGCCCAATTTCACCAATACCCAACTCTCCGTTCCCAAAAGTTTCAATCACACTATCAATTTCTCGGTCCCCAAAGTCAGAAGAAACAAGAGATTCCTCAAGTCCTTCACCATTCTACtgtttcttctcttctctcccGCATCGAAGCTCTTGAATCCTCCCTCCCTCGTGTTTTTGCTTCTCATCTTCCTTCCCAATCTCTCCGCCATGTTGCTGCCAGTACAATCCAAACCCATTTTCGAGCGTTCCTTGTTCGTAGATCCCGAGCTTTCAGTGAGCTTAAAGATCTCGCCATCATCAAGTCTAGATATGAATCTCTGCAATCGTCGTTTTCCAATGGATTGTACTTCGATCGTAACGCCATTTCTCTCGAAATAATGGATTTTCTTCTCCATCTCGATTCCATTCAG AGTAGTGATCCAATGGTCAAAGACAGCAAGAAGAACCTTATCAGAGACTTGGTTCAGTTCTTGGAACGAATCGATAATTTTGCTGTGAAGAAGAGAAACGGACTTCCAAATCTGAGGTCAGGCCAAAATGTTAGTAAATTTAGGGTTCCTTCTAATCCCAAGCATAAATGCTGTGAGAATCAGAAGGAAACTATTGAGAAATTAAAGAACAGAGTTGAAAAGATTTGTGAGCGTTCAAGAATTCTTGAGAATAATGTGAAAGAAGAGGAGGAAGAGTTGGAGGAGTCTCCTAGGATCACTATCAAAGAGAATAATCAAACTCGAAATCGAAACCTTGTGAAAAACCATCAAATTCTTCAACCTAGAGTGAAGAAAAGTGTTAGATTTGCTGAGAATGGAGACTTATCTAGAGTTTTAGGTAGCAAAAATCCACATGAAGATTATGGTGTTATGGATGAAAGGGATTCAAGTGATGAACTTGTGGAGGATACTTGCAATGAAGCAATGGAGATTAAGGAATCTTCTGAGGAAGCTGAGGATGATGAAGAAGGACATGGAGATGGAGATGGCGAATCTCCAGAGGTCAGTGATGGAGAAAGAAACCGTAGAAGGAAGATGATGACTGGTAACAATGGAGTTTCTGCATTCACTGCTCCATTACCTTTGAAGATGGAGAATAAAGCTGATTTGATGAATAACAGAAAGTCTCTGAAAATATTGGGATGA